From Argopecten irradians isolate NY chromosome 2, Ai_NY, whole genome shotgun sequence, the proteins below share one genomic window:
- the LOC138316370 gene encoding uncharacterized protein, whose amino-acid sequence MTRTYHRKTNRADRTSTTALKWARDRVLLSNVSVRAAAAEFNIDRSTLKRFILKKSSNPDASMGYRGHRQVLSAQQEDILEDYLLTASKIYFGMSPKSTRELAYQCAISFGISIPESWERDKCAGTDWFQGFLKRHGSLSLRTPEATSLSRATSFNKHNISTFFSNLGQVYERYGFAAKDVWNVDETGITTVQKPRRIVAGKGVKQVGAITSAERGTLVTVCGAINGAGNSMPPMLIFPRKTFKPHYIRDGPNGCTGSSHKSGWMTSENFLKFIQHFVEHTKSSVEKPVLLLLDNHHSHISIDILTFAKTHGVVMLSIPPHCSHKLQPLDVSVYGALKRLVASAQDAWLKTHPGTPMTIYDIPGILREVWPLALTPKNVISGFQTTGIFPLNVNVFNEDDFAPSYVTDRSAPSSETAAEICQDKSPVNTSQPVVGILTDPVLVSSCRADVDPPVNDAMVPNTGESASTALIDVNTFLQVKGKSQLQVAGDGHCLLHAFELAIQSELNIHVNSFQLCGGLIKEISEM is encoded by the coding sequence ATGACACGGACATATCACAGAAAAACCAACAGAGCCGACCGCACATCAACAACTGCATTGAAATGGGCAAGAGATCGTGTTCTGTTAAGCAATGTAAGTGTGAGAGCAGCAGCAGCGGAGTTCAACATTGACCGATCAACGTTGAAGCGTTTCATATTGAAGAAGAGCAGTAATCCTGATGCCTCTATGGGATACCGGGGTCATCGACAAGTGCTTAGTGCCCAACAGGAGGACATTTTAGAGGACTATCTCCTGACGGCATCGAAGATATACTTCGGTATGTCTCCCAAGAGCACACGGGAACTAGCGTATCAATGTGCTATATCGTTTGGCATCAGCATTCCAGAATCTTGGGAAAGAGACAAGTGTGCTGGAACAGATTGGTTCCAAGGGTTTTTGAAGAGACACGGGAGCCTCTCCCTGAGAACACCTGAAGCAACTAGTTTAAGCCGAGCGACAAGTTTTAATAAACATAACATCTCTACCTTCTTCTCCAACCTTGGACAGGTTTACGAGAGATATGGATTTGCGGCAAAAGATGTGTGGAATGTCGACGAAACTGGAATCACAACTGTACAGAAACCAAGAAGAATCGTGGCCGGTAAGGGAGTGAAGCAAGTAGGTGCCATTACATCGGCCGAAAGAGGTACACTAGTGACCGTATGCGGGGCAATCAATGGTGCTGGTAACTCCATGCCACCTATGTTAATATTTCCAAGAAAAACCTTCAAACCCCATTATATCAGGGACGGGCCAAATGGGTGCACTGGCTCATCGCACAAGTCTGGGTGGATGACATctgaaaatttccttaaattcATACAACATTTTGTCGAGCATACAAAATCATCGGTAGAGAAACCTGTCCTTCTACTCCTTGACAATCACCATTCCCACATAAGCATTGACATTTTGACATTCGCAAAGACCCATGGTGTAGTAATGCTTTCCATTCCACCTCATTGCTCTCACAAACTTCAACCTCTTGATGTATCAGTCTATGGAGCACTGAAACGACTTGTAGCAAGCGCTCAGGATGCATGGCTAAAGACTCATCCCGGAACTCCAATGACTATCTACGACATTCCAGGAATCCTCCGTGAGGTGTGGCCTCTTGCTTTGACTCCAAAGAATGTCATCAGTGGCTTCCAAACGACTGGGATATTTCCTttgaatgtaaatgtatttaacGAGGACGACTTCGCACCCTCATACGTAACTGACAGATCAGCGCCATCATCAGAAACTGCAGCTGAGATATGTCAAGATAAATCTCCAGTTAATACAAGTCAACCTGTCGTCGGTATCCTCACAGACCCCGTACTTGTGTCTTCATGTCGCGCTGATGTGGATCCACCTGTTAACGACGCGATGGTCCCCAATACGGGTGAAAGTGCTAGCACGGCACTCATAGATGTAAATACCTTCCTTCAAGTAAAAGGGAAATCTCAACTGCAAGTTGCAGGGGATGGGCATTGTTTGCTACATGCATTTGAACTGGCAATCCAGTCAGAACTAAACATACATGTCAACTCTTTCCAGCTATGTGGAGGACTTATTAAGGAGATTTCGGAAATGTGA